One Papaver somniferum cultivar HN1 chromosome 10, ASM357369v1, whole genome shotgun sequence genomic window carries:
- the LOC113318362 gene encoding protochlorophyllide reductase, chloroplastic has translation MTPAMNRASQEKKKALRKGSVVITGASSGLGLATAKALAETGKWHVIMVCRDFLKAERAAKSAGMSKENYTIMHLDPSSLDSVRQFVDSFRQSGRPLDVLVCNAAVYQPTAREPAFTAEGFELSVRTNHLGHFLLSRLLMDDLNKSDYPSKRLIIVGSITGNTNTLAGNVPPKANLGDLRGLAGGLNGLNSSAMIDGGNFDGAKAYKDSKICNMLTMQEFHRRYHEETGITFASLYPGCIATTGLFREHIPLFRTLFPPFQKYITKGYVSEEESGKRLAQVVSDTSLTKSGVYWSWNKDSASFENQLSQEASDVDKARKVWDVSEKLVGLA, from the exons ATGACTCCAGCTATGAACCGTGCATCGCAAGAAAAGAAGAAGGCACTAAGAAAGGGAAGTGTGGTGATTACTGGAGCCTCGTCAGGACTTGGTCTTGCCACGGCAAAGGCACTGGCAGAGACAGGGAAATGGCACGTAATAATGGTCTGCAGGGATTTCCTGAAAGCTGAGAGAGCAGCTAAATCCGCTGGAATGTCCAAGGAGAACTACACCATCATGCACCTTGACCCCTCTTCCCTTGATAGTGTCAGGCAGTTTGTGGACAGCTTCAGGCAGTCAGGTAGACCACTAGATGTGCTAGTATGTAATGCAGCAGTTTACCAGCCCACTGCAAGGGAACCAGCTTTCACAGCCGAAGGATTCGAGCTCAGTGTCAGAACTAACCACCTGGGACATTTCTTACTATCCCGGTTGCTAATGGACGACCTAAATAAGTCTGATTACCCATCTAAGCGCCTCATCATCGTCGGCTCCATAACAG GTAACACAAACACGTTGGCTGGTAATGTACCTCCAAAGGCCAACCTAGGGGATCTTCGTGGACTTGCAGGGGGGCTGAATGGATTGAACAGTTCAGCCATGATTGACGGAGGAAACTTTGATGGTGCCAAGGCCTACAAGGATAGCAAAATCTGCAACATGCTCACCATGCAAGAGTTCCACAGACGTTACCACGAGGAGACCGGAATTACATTTGCTTCTCTATACCCTGGTTGCATTGCCACAACTGGCTTGTTCAGGGAGCATATTCCATTGTTCAGAACCCTTTTCCCCCCATTCCAGAAGTACATTACCAAGGGTTATGTCTCAGAAGAAGAATCTGGTAAAAGACTTGCACAG GTGGTAAGTGATACAAGCCTAACCAAATCAGGTGTTTATTGGAGCTGGAACAAGGATTCAGCTTCTTTTGAGAACCAGCTATCCCAAGAGGCTAGTGATGTCGACAAGGCACGAAAGGTGTGGGATGTCAGTGAAAAGCTTGTTGGGTTGGCATGA